The following coding sequences lie in one Allochromatium vinosum DSM 180 genomic window:
- the menD gene encoding 2-succinyl-5-enolpyruvyl-6-hydroxy-3-cyclohexene-1-carboxylic-acid synthase has protein sequence MTDQGCLNLRWALALFDGLVEGGMRHLVLSPGSRSTPLVLAAQRQPALTVTPILDERSAAFFALGVARASGRPVGLVCTSGSALAHWFPAVIEASESGIPLVLLSADRPPELRGWGANQTIDQTRFFGVHVRAFHDPGTPEDSPGAVKLMRALGRRAAVESQGDWPGPVHLNLPFREPLVPGPDCRIEAAPIQTESAVSDTMGTRRPARPAGWGLPQTPPRSDWMSARISHGSGRGVICCGPGDWTADGAEALWHLAMRLEVPVLCDPLSGLRFGCASEHRLTRYDSLLRHPATAAALKPDWVLRFGRAPVSKTLLGWLADVPTILVDAGRGWSDPNHDVRLKIDADPAAFCVWLADADPEPGTPDPDWFARWLQAERRLERFAAEYLDQAPWCEGHLIRDLIAQVPEGEGLLCANSMPIRQLDTWSGSRVRPLRVFGHRGASGIDGQTSTLAGLNAGGLPTTGLLGDLSFLHDLSGLPALRTLSRPCIVINNGGGRIFDYLPQHGLPGFETLWRTPVAVDLRALAGTFGLAHRSVSDRDGFRQALTESMQTDRPSGLIEVVIDADLSRQIHRDFWRAVSVRRDDA, from the coding sequence ATGACCGATCAGGGCTGTCTGAATCTGCGCTGGGCGCTGGCCCTGTTCGATGGACTGGTCGAGGGTGGAATGCGTCATCTGGTGCTTTCGCCCGGATCGCGCTCCACGCCGCTGGTGCTGGCGGCTCAGCGTCAACCGGCACTGACCGTCACGCCGATCCTCGACGAGCGCAGTGCGGCCTTTTTCGCGCTGGGCGTGGCGCGGGCCTCGGGGCGTCCGGTGGGGCTGGTCTGCACCTCGGGGAGCGCGCTCGCCCACTGGTTTCCGGCGGTCATCGAAGCCTCGGAGTCCGGGATTCCGCTGGTGCTGCTCTCGGCCGATCGTCCGCCCGAACTGCGCGGCTGGGGGGCGAACCAGACCATCGACCAGACCCGTTTCTTCGGCGTGCATGTGCGCGCTTTCCATGATCCGGGTACGCCCGAGGATTCGCCCGGCGCAGTCAAACTGATGCGGGCACTGGGTCGGCGCGCGGCGGTCGAGAGCCAGGGCGACTGGCCGGGGCCTGTGCATCTGAATCTGCCTTTTCGTGAACCGCTGGTTCCGGGGCCGGATTGCCGGATCGAGGCCGCACCGATTCAGACGGAGTCGGCCGTGTCCGACACCATGGGCACGCGACGCCCGGCCCGTCCGGCGGGCTGGGGTCTGCCTCAGACTCCGCCCCGGTCAGACTGGATGTCGGCGCGGATTTCGCACGGCTCTGGGCGCGGTGTGATCTGCTGCGGGCCGGGCGACTGGACGGCGGATGGCGCGGAGGCGCTCTGGCATCTGGCGATGCGGCTCGAAGTACCCGTGCTGTGCGATCCGCTGTCGGGTTTGCGGTTCGGTTGCGCCTCGGAACATCGTCTCACCCGTTACGACAGTCTGCTCCGCCATCCAGCGACCGCTGCCGCACTCAAGCCGGATTGGGTGCTGCGCTTCGGACGCGCGCCGGTCTCCAAAACACTGCTGGGCTGGCTGGCGGATGTCCCGACGATTTTGGTCGACGCCGGGCGCGGCTGGAGCGATCCCAATCATGACGTCCGACTCAAGATCGACGCCGATCCAGCCGCCTTTTGCGTCTGGCTTGCTGACGCGGATCCGGAACCCGGCACACCGGACCCGGATTGGTTCGCGCGCTGGCTCCAGGCCGAACGCCGTCTGGAGCGCTTCGCCGCCGAGTATCTCGATCAGGCGCCCTGGTGCGAGGGACACCTGATCCGCGATCTCATCGCCCAGGTGCCCGAGGGCGAAGGATTGCTGTGCGCCAATTCCATGCCGATCCGCCAGCTCGACACCTGGTCGGGCAGTCGCGTTCGGCCACTCAGGGTCTTTGGCCATCGCGGCGCGAGCGGCATCGACGGTCAGACCTCGACGCTGGCCGGACTCAACGCCGGAGGACTCCCGACCACCGGGCTGCTCGGTGATCTGTCCTTCCTGCACGATCTCAGCGGACTGCCGGCACTGCGCACGCTCTCACGGCCCTGCATCGTCATCAACAACGGCGGCGGGCGCATCTTCGACTATCTGCCCCAGCATGGGCTGCCCGGCTTCGAGACGCTGTGGCGCACGCCGGTCGCGGTCGACCTGCGAGCCCTGGCAGGAACCTTCGGGCTGGCCCATCGCTCGGTTTCCGATCGCGACGGGTTCCGCCAGGCCTTGACCGAATCCATGCAGACGGACCGTCCGTCAGGACTGATCGAGGTCGTCATCGACGCCGATCTGAGTCGACAGATCCATCGCGATTTCTGGCGGGCCGTCAGTGTGCGGCGTGACGATGCCTGA
- a CDS encoding isochorismate synthase, with protein sequence MLQPLQVLDQLKARLRETFALLPLVQGTGPVSLILELPHPLTSAPDLDGPRFHFAHNHRGDLRAGYGIAGEWQAQGPERLSELRRIAQGLRADWVQCDPDETGFNGFGMLGFAATPETSAASDDLPNALLWLPELALISHGGQSALVLTTQRPAERDDVLARWDAWLDRLVPLLGRPALDPLTPAHLDALGSTPDRDDWRTLVLNALDEIDRERLEKVVVCRRQRLQGHRRFDLDRLNAALSYLFPSCQVINIRRHAASFVAATPERLFTQRRDRVEADAIAGTACRAEDSERDAAITLGLQSCEKNLREHRVVVEAVREALVQCCRRLEPAEGPSILQLNNAQHLWTRLRGELNPGVDVFELAERLHPTPATNGQPRREARDWLNHNEPLERGWYTGAAGLVEPDLTGELWVLLRCAHILDRTADLYAGAGIVAGSDPASEWQETEHKLAAMSTALQFA encoded by the coding sequence ATGCTGCAACCGCTCCAAGTCCTCGATCAGCTCAAGGCCCGACTGCGCGAGACCTTCGCTCTGCTACCGCTCGTCCAGGGTACCGGCCCCGTCTCGCTGATCCTCGAACTGCCGCATCCCCTGACCAGTGCGCCCGATCTCGACGGACCGCGCTTTCATTTCGCGCACAACCATCGCGGCGACCTGCGCGCGGGCTACGGCATCGCCGGCGAATGGCAGGCGCAGGGGCCAGAGCGCCTGAGCGAACTGCGGCGCATCGCTCAGGGGCTACGCGCCGACTGGGTGCAGTGCGATCCGGACGAGACCGGCTTCAACGGGTTCGGGATGCTGGGCTTCGCGGCCACGCCGGAGACGTCCGCCGCGAGCGACGATCTGCCCAATGCGCTCCTGTGGTTGCCAGAGCTGGCGTTGATCTCACATGGCGGTCAGTCGGCGCTGGTGCTGACCACCCAGCGTCCAGCCGAACGCGATGACGTGCTGGCACGCTGGGACGCCTGGCTCGACCGTCTGGTGCCCCTGCTCGGACGTCCGGCGCTCGATCCGCTCACCCCGGCGCATCTCGACGCACTGGGCAGCACGCCGGATCGCGACGACTGGCGCACGCTGGTGCTGAACGCGCTCGACGAGATCGATCGGGAGCGGCTCGAAAAGGTCGTCGTCTGCCGCCGGCAACGGCTCCAGGGCCACAGGCGTTTCGATCTCGACCGGCTCAATGCGGCGCTGAGCTATCTGTTCCCGTCCTGTCAGGTGATCAACATCCGGCGCCATGCCGCCAGCTTCGTCGCGGCCACGCCCGAACGACTCTTCACCCAGCGCCGCGACCGGGTCGAGGCCGATGCCATCGCCGGCACCGCCTGCCGTGCCGAGGACAGCGAGCGCGATGCGGCCATCACGCTCGGTCTCCAGAGCTGCGAGAAGAACCTGCGCGAGCATCGGGTGGTGGTCGAGGCCGTCCGCGAGGCGCTCGTTCAGTGCTGTCGCCGTCTGGAGCCGGCCGAGGGGCCGAGCATTCTCCAGCTCAACAACGCCCAGCACCTGTGGACCCGCCTGCGCGGCGAGCTGAATCCGGGCGTCGACGTGTTCGAGCTGGCCGAACGGCTGCATCCCACGCCCGCGACCAATGGTCAGCCCCGCCGCGAGGCGCGCGACTGGCTGAACCACAACGAACCGCTCGAACGCGGCTGGTATACGGGCGCGGCCGGCCTCGTCGAGCCGGATCTGACCGGCGAACTCTGGGTACTGCTGCGCTGTGCGCACATCCTCGACCGCACGGCCGATCTCTATGCCGGGGCCGGTATCGTCGCCGGCTCGGACCCGGCGAGCGAATGGCAGGAGACCGAACACAAGCTCGCGGCCATGTCGACGGCGTTGCAGTTCGCATGA
- a CDS encoding alpha/beta fold hydrolase, with product MDSAINPPDKHATRGRPLPAAVDAPRHDLQTRAGGRVHYYADTSAGGRPLVLIHSINAAPSAMEMKPLFEHFRASRAVYALDLPGFGHSERAKRRYSPELYAQVIGEFLAEVVREPADLIAYSLGCEFAAIAAADAPERVNSLALLSPTGFNTRGLPTGAAAERAHRFLSIPGLSDGLYGLLTTRSSIKYFYNQVFAGTTPPELIDYAYATTHQPGAKIAPLYFLSGQLFTPRACDSLYPRVTQPVLALYDKDPNIDFQELPGLLARQSNWRAERLTPTNGMPQWEKPAETIAAIERFWGSLGA from the coding sequence ATGGACTCCGCGATCAACCCTCCAGACAAGCACGCGACGCGCGGCCGGCCGCTGCCTGCCGCCGTCGACGCCCCACGCCACGATCTCCAGACCCGTGCCGGCGGACGTGTCCATTACTACGCCGACACCAGCGCCGGCGGCCGCCCGCTGGTGCTGATCCACAGCATCAACGCCGCGCCCAGCGCGATGGAGATGAAACCCCTGTTCGAGCACTTCCGCGCCAGCCGCGCGGTCTATGCGCTCGACCTGCCCGGCTTCGGACACTCCGAGCGGGCCAAGCGCCGCTATTCGCCCGAACTCTACGCCCAGGTCATCGGCGAGTTCCTGGCCGAGGTGGTGCGGGAACCGGCCGATCTGATCGCCTACTCGCTCGGCTGTGAGTTTGCCGCCATCGCGGCGGCGGATGCGCCGGAGCGCGTGAACTCGCTGGCGCTGCTCTCGCCGACCGGCTTCAACACCCGTGGGCTGCCGACCGGCGCCGCCGCCGAGCGTGCCCATCGATTCCTGAGCATCCCCGGACTCAGCGACGGGCTCTATGGCCTGCTGACCACGCGCTCCAGCATCAAGTATTTCTACAATCAGGTCTTTGCCGGCACGACCCCGCCCGAGCTGATCGACTATGCCTACGCCACCACGCATCAGCCGGGGGCCAAGATCGCTCCGCTCTATTTCCTCTCCGGGCAGCTCTTCACGCCGCGCGCCTGCGACAGCCTCTACCCTCGCGTGACCCAGCCGGTACTGGCGCTCTACGACAAGGATCCCAATATCGATTTCCAGGAGCTGCCGGGACTGCTCGCCCGTCAGTCCAACTGGCGCGCCGAACGCCTCACACCGACCAACGGGATGCCGCAGTGGGAGAAGCCGGCCGAAACCATCGCGGCCATCGAGCGCTTCTGGGGTTCGCTCGGCGCGTAG
- a CDS encoding alpha/beta hydrolase family protein, with protein sequence MPCQSKFTAVWVACLVLAGCFGGVMHEAPGVTPGVRIEWGQARSATGCALDYAWYRPVASTPGELVVLAHGFLRDKARLAGLARALAEAGISVVTVDFCNTRPWRGNHARNGFDLIAVADRLEARRLVYAGFSAGGLAALVAARNDPRTLGVLTLDLVDARELGRLMVQGLDRPVIGLFGEPASCNADNNGLTTLAAARQARIERIDGASHCDFESPTDWLCRALCEPDRAGAEQRRAEILARSVTAVRSLLME encoded by the coding sequence ATGCCTTGTCAATCGAAGTTTACAGCGGTCTGGGTCGCTTGTCTGGTGCTGGCCGGCTGTTTCGGCGGTGTCATGCACGAGGCGCCGGGTGTGACTCCAGGCGTGCGGATCGAATGGGGGCAGGCTCGGTCGGCGACCGGCTGTGCCCTGGACTACGCCTGGTATCGTCCGGTCGCGAGTACGCCGGGCGAACTGGTGGTGCTGGCACACGGCTTTCTGCGCGACAAGGCGCGGCTGGCTGGTTTGGCGCGTGCGTTGGCCGAGGCCGGAATTTCGGTGGTGACGGTCGATTTCTGCAATACCCGACCCTGGCGCGGCAACCATGCGCGCAACGGCTTCGATCTGATCGCGGTTGCCGATCGGCTGGAGGCGCGGCGTCTGGTCTATGCCGGTTTCTCGGCGGGCGGACTGGCGGCGCTGGTGGCTGCGCGCAACGATCCGCGCACGCTCGGGGTGCTGACCCTGGATCTGGTCGATGCCCGCGAGCTGGGGCGTCTCATGGTCCAGGGACTCGACCGGCCGGTCATTGGGCTGTTCGGTGAGCCGGCGTCCTGCAATGCCGACAACAATGGCCTGACCACACTGGCGGCGGCGCGACAGGCGCGTATCGAGCGTATCGACGGGGCTAGTCACTGCGACTTCGAGTCTCCGACCGACTGGCTCTGCCGCGCGCTGTGCGAGCCGGATCGCGCGGGGGCGGAGCAGCGCCGCGCCGAGATCCTGGCGCGCTCGGTGACGGCTGTTCGTTCATTGCTGATGGAGTGA
- a CDS encoding EF-hand domain-containing protein: protein MNSRSALVRWLGALTLSACLVPLVAAQPPGGGWGPGGGMGWQAPAFTEFDLDGNGVLTETEFYQARAQRIAERSQQGYAMRGLSNAPEFSAIDRNGDGQVDATEFATAQAQHRQQRFQTP, encoded by the coding sequence ATGAACAGTCGATCCGCTCTCGTTCGTTGGCTGGGTGCCTTGACGCTCAGCGCCTGTCTCGTCCCGCTCGTCGCGGCTCAACCACCGGGCGGTGGCTGGGGTCCGGGTGGCGGCATGGGCTGGCAGGCTCCCGCATTCACCGAGTTCGATCTGGATGGCAATGGCGTCCTGACCGAAACCGAGTTCTACCAGGCCCGCGCACAACGCATCGCCGAACGCTCGCAACAGGGCTATGCCATGCGCGGTCTATCCAATGCGCCCGAGTTCAGCGCGATCGACCGCAACGGCGATGGTCAGGTCGATGCGACCGAGTTCGCCACGGCTCAGGCTCAGCACCGTCAGCAGCGGTTTCAGACGCCCTGA
- the ettA gene encoding energy-dependent translational throttle protein EttA: protein MAQYIYTMNRVGKVVPPKRVILRDISLSFFPGAKIGVLGLNGSGKSSLLRIMAGIDTEIEGEARPQPGIKVGYLPQEPQLDPTKDVRGNVEEALGHIKAALDRLDAVYAAYAEPDADFDALAKEQGELENLIEATDGHNLDRTLEVAAEALRLPPWDADVTKLSGGERRRVALCRLLLSKPDMLLLDEPTNHLDAESVAWLERFLHEYPGTVVAVTHDRYFLDNVAGWILELDRGHGIPWEGNYSSWLDQKEQRLELEQKQEQARIKAMKQELEWVRTNPKGRHAKSKARLARFDELQSQEFQARNETNEIYIPPGPRLGDLVIEAVGLKKAYGDNLLYENLSFNLPKGGIVGIIGPNGAGKTTLFRLLTGREQPDAGELRIGETVEIAYVDQSRDALDDNKTIWEEISGGSDIITVGRYEMPSRAYCGRFNFKGTDQQKRIGDLSGGERNRVHLAKVLKRGGNLLLLDEPTNDLDVETLRALEEALLVFPGCAVVISHDRWFLDRVATHILAFEGDSQVVWFEGNYADYEADRHRRLGNEADQPHRLKYRRLSA from the coding sequence ATGGCTCAATATATCTACACGATGAACCGGGTCGGCAAGGTCGTGCCGCCCAAACGTGTCATTCTGCGCGATATCTCACTGTCGTTTTTCCCCGGAGCCAAGATCGGCGTGCTGGGTCTCAACGGTTCGGGCAAGTCCTCGCTCCTGCGCATCATGGCCGGGATCGACACCGAGATCGAGGGCGAGGCGCGCCCGCAGCCCGGCATCAAGGTCGGTTATCTGCCCCAGGAGCCGCAGCTCGATCCGACCAAGGACGTGCGCGGCAACGTCGAGGAAGCACTCGGTCACATCAAGGCCGCGCTGGATCGGCTCGATGCCGTCTATGCCGCTTACGCGGAGCCGGACGCCGACTTCGACGCACTGGCCAAAGAGCAGGGCGAACTCGAGAATCTGATCGAGGCCACCGACGGGCACAATCTGGATCGCACGCTCGAGGTCGCCGCCGAAGCGCTGCGTCTGCCGCCCTGGGACGCGGATGTCACCAAGCTCTCGGGTGGCGAGCGGCGGCGCGTGGCCCTGTGCCGGCTGTTGCTGTCCAAGCCCGACATGCTGCTGCTCGACGAGCCGACCAACCATCTCGACGCCGAATCGGTGGCCTGGCTAGAGCGCTTCCTGCACGAGTATCCGGGCACCGTGGTGGCCGTCACCCATGACCGCTACTTCCTCGACAATGTCGCCGGCTGGATCCTGGAACTCGACCGTGGTCACGGCATTCCCTGGGAGGGCAATTATTCGTCCTGGCTGGATCAGAAGGAACAGCGTCTGGAGCTGGAGCAGAAGCAGGAGCAGGCGCGCATCAAGGCGATGAAGCAGGAATTGGAGTGGGTGCGCACCAACCCCAAGGGCCGTCACGCCAAGAGCAAGGCGCGTCTGGCCCGCTTCGACGAGCTGCAATCGCAGGAATTCCAGGCCCGCAACGAGACCAACGAAATCTATATCCCGCCGGGGCCGCGTCTCGGTGATCTGGTCATCGAGGCGGTGGGACTCAAGAAAGCCTATGGCGACAATCTGCTCTACGAGAATCTGTCGTTCAATCTGCCCAAGGGCGGCATCGTCGGCATCATCGGTCCCAACGGCGCGGGCAAGACCACGCTGTTCCGGCTCCTGACCGGACGCGAGCAGCCGGATGCCGGCGAGCTGCGCATCGGCGAGACGGTCGAGATCGCCTATGTCGATCAGAGCCGCGACGCGCTCGACGACAACAAGACCATTTGGGAAGAGATCTCGGGCGGGTCGGACATCATCACGGTCGGGCGCTACGAGATGCCCTCGCGCGCCTACTGCGGGCGCTTCAACTTCAAGGGTACGGATCAGCAAAAGCGCATCGGCGATCTGTCGGGCGGTGAACGCAACCGGGTGCATCTGGCCAAGGTGCTCAAGCGCGGCGGCAATCTGCTGCTCCTGGACGAGCCGACCAACGATCTGGACGTCGAGACGCTGCGCGCGCTGGAAGAGGCGCTGCTGGTGTTCCCCGGCTGCGCGGTGGTCATCAGCCACGATCGCTGGTTCCTGGATCGTGTCGCGACCCATATCCTGGCGTTTGAGGGTGACTCGCAGGTGGTCTGGTTCGAGGGCAACTATGCCGACTACGAGGCCGACCGTCATCGCCGGCTCGGCAACGAGGCCGATCAGCCGCATCGGCTGAAGTATCGGCGCTTGTCGGCCTGA
- a CDS encoding HDOD domain-containing protein, whose product MPQILTNSTLDDLSPVHDLDKDQRARLAAGGQIAAIPAGKRITAVQEHPWIGYLLAGQVCLIRGETKEMIQAGSRRACRPIFSEHQLLDQAVFTADSELLRLDRQLYDSLSGQQRCAVPGSLEELDLSDAEGALLGTLYHACKQDKLALPTLPKVARAIQEAMQDPDITSARLARIVQVDLAITGGLIRLANSVVYRGVKTIPDVRNAIIRLGMEITRSAVMSLSMQQLFRTKSPLMKHRMKAAWNRSVHVSALSYVIARHCPKFNPEHAMLAGLVHDVGVIPILDYVSRNEIQVGEDELEAAIIKLHRLVGELVVGYWGLGPEITEIVRYSGDWYRDDQDTPNYGDIVRVARLYRLNQSESRGPLPRYDEVPAYYKLGLGFPATDGTVDVIAEAGEELSAVMAMLKGDREP is encoded by the coding sequence ATGCCCCAGATCCTGACCAACTCGACCCTGGACGATCTCAGTCCGGTCCATGACCTGGACAAGGATCAGCGCGCGCGCCTCGCCGCCGGCGGTCAGATCGCCGCCATACCGGCCGGCAAACGGATCACCGCCGTCCAGGAGCATCCCTGGATCGGTTATCTGCTCGCCGGGCAGGTCTGTCTCATTCGCGGCGAGACCAAGGAGATGATCCAGGCCGGCAGTCGTCGCGCCTGCCGGCCGATCTTCTCCGAACACCAGTTGCTCGATCAGGCCGTATTCACGGCCGATTCCGAGCTGTTGCGGCTCGATCGTCAGCTCTACGACAGTCTCAGCGGTCAACAGCGTTGCGCCGTGCCGGGTTCGTTGGAGGAGCTGGATCTGAGCGACGCCGAGGGCGCGCTGCTCGGCACGCTTTATCACGCCTGCAAGCAGGACAAGCTGGCACTGCCCACCTTACCCAAGGTGGCGCGCGCGATCCAGGAGGCCATGCAGGATCCTGACATCACTTCAGCCAGGCTGGCACGCATCGTTCAGGTCGATCTGGCCATCACGGGCGGGCTGATCCGATTGGCCAACAGTGTCGTCTATCGTGGCGTGAAGACCATCCCGGACGTGCGCAACGCCATCATCCGGCTCGGCATGGAGATCACGCGCTCGGCGGTCATGAGCCTGTCGATGCAGCAGTTGTTCCGCACCAAGTCGCCGCTGATGAAACACCGCATGAAGGCCGCCTGGAACCGTAGCGTCCATGTTTCGGCCCTGAGCTATGTGATCGCGCGCCACTGTCCGAAATTCAATCCCGAGCATGCGATGCTCGCCGGACTGGTCCATGACGTGGGTGTGATCCCGATCCTCGACTATGTCAGCCGCAACGAGATTCAGGTCGGCGAGGACGAACTGGAGGCGGCCATCATCAAGCTGCACCGTCTGGTCGGTGAGCTGGTGGTCGGTTACTGGGGGCTGGGGCCTGAGATCACCGAGATCGTGCGCTATTCGGGCGACTGGTATCGCGACGACCAGGACACGCCCAATTACGGCGATATCGTGCGGGTCGCACGGCTCTATCGGCTCAATCAGTCCGAGTCGCGCGGTCCGCTGCCGCGCTATGACGAGGTGCCGGCCTACTACAAGCTCGGGCTGGGCTTCCCGGCCACCGACGGCACGGTCGACGTGATCGCCGAAGCCGGCGAGGAACTGTCGGCCGTCATGGCCATGCTCAAGGGCGACAGGGAGCCCTGA
- a CDS encoding LysM peptidoglycan-binding domain-containing protein, whose product MPTRSSGRESILKRNPGRWILLIALVGGAVGSAPALEPASVPESESDPMTATEDAASTLELETPRSQPTHEAEAETAPEPSRQQLDELQHRIQGMEGKLRESALARKSADQARMEAERRLAESLQALEALRIAHTELAQRLSDCESARTQLVETLQSSGTSNRTLYQVRPSDNLASISLRFYGRADQWRAIFEANRARLDDPDRLTPGMTLVIP is encoded by the coding sequence ATGCCGACTCGATCATCTGGACGCGAATCCATATTGAAACGGAATCCGGGACGCTGGATACTCCTGATCGCTCTGGTCGGGGGGGCGGTCGGGTCGGCGCCGGCCTTGGAGCCGGCGTCCGTGCCCGAGTCCGAATCTGACCCCATGACGGCGACGGAAGACGCCGCATCCACGCTTGAGCTGGAGACGCCGAGGTCACAGCCGACGCACGAGGCAGAGGCCGAGACGGCCCCCGAGCCGTCACGCCAACAGCTCGACGAACTCCAGCACCGCATTCAGGGCATGGAGGGCAAACTGCGCGAATCGGCGCTGGCGCGCAAGAGTGCCGATCAGGCACGGATGGAGGCCGAGCGCCGGCTCGCCGAGAGCCTGCAGGCACTGGAGGCGTTGCGCATCGCCCACACCGAGCTTGCGCAGCGTCTGAGCGACTGCGAGTCGGCCCGGACTCAGCTCGTTGAGACGTTGCAGTCGTCAGGCACGTCCAACAGGACGCTCTACCAAGTCCGTCCCAGCGACAATCTGGCTTCGATCAGTCTGCGCTTCTATGGTCGCGCCGATCAGTGGCGCGCGATCTTCGAGGCCAATCGTGCGCGGCTCGACGACCCCGATCGGCTGACGCCGGGCATGACGCTCGTCATCCCGTGA